One stretch of Scyliorhinus canicula chromosome 7, sScyCan1.1, whole genome shotgun sequence DNA includes these proteins:
- the zdhhc23b gene encoding palmitoyltransferase ZDHHC23-B isoform X2: MADGAFLLPLVLKKVLQSFRCLKGKSVSSQTIDRVTDTIYDRLRIPWLFGTGAKKIDITILPPLIFLPIFLHIAALHIFLAIIILTSLPILVLWYYYITHQKKGHTLFFLSLGLFSLGYMYYLFLTEIMPKGNINFVHLTVLTCGLVLTLICLAQVKKNPGYIRPDHRSARIQGAGTSNVLSYSLNGAHQVQQMNWDSSTKLHQSDQNGELQSARNKFKTNWCTECKIARPPRSGHCRICASCVQRLDHHCVWINSCVGEANHRAFILTLFVFLLTSMYGISMTLDTICRGRIIFTALFYCPGVYNEHGTALSFTCAWYCTIVSAGMGYLFLIQLINISCNITERETRFALRDKTGKKYLCGLIIKTDEYNRGLINNWREFLKFQPSHVRTAIEDLV; encoded by the exons ATGTTTGAAGGGAAAATCTGTCAGTTCACAGACCATTGACCGAGTAACAGACACTATTTATGACCGTCTGCGGATCCCATGGCTGTTTGGTACTGGTGCCAAGAAGATTGATATCACTATTCTTCCGCCACTTATTTTCCTTCCAATCTTCCTCCACATCGCAGCCCTTCATATCTTCTTGGCGATTATCATTTTGACGTCCTTACCAATACTTGTGCTCTGGTACTATTACATAACTCACCAGAAGAAAGGGCACACTCTATTTTTTCTAAGTCTTGGCCTGTTTTCACTGGGTTACATGTACTATTTATTCCTGACTGAAATAATGCCTAAAGGAAACATAAACTTTGTACATCTAACTGTGCTAACTTGTGGTTTGGTATTGACGCTAATATGTTTAGCACAAGTCAAGAAAAATCCAGGCTACATCAGACCTGACCACAGGAGTGCTCGAATCCAAGGTGCTGGGACAAGTAACGTTTTGTCATATAGTTTGAATGGTGCACACCAAGTTCAACAGATGAACTGGGACAGTTCCACAAAATTGCATCAATCTGACCAGAATGGCGAGCTTCAGTCAGCGCGAAACAAATTCAAAACGAACTGGTGTACAGAATGCAAGATTGCGAGGCCACCTCGTTCAGGACATTGTCGAATCTGTGCATCTTGTGTGCAAAGGCTGGACCACCATTGTGTTTG GATTAACAGTTGTGTAGGTGAAGCCAATCACCGTGCATTTATTCTGACCCTCTTTGTTTTCCTCCTGACCTCTATGTATGGAATCAGTATGACTTTGGACACTATATGCAGAGGGCGAATTATTTTCACAGCTTTATTCTATTGTCCTGGAGTCTACAATGAGCACGG CACGGCATTGTCATTCACCTGTGCCTGGTATTGCACAATAGTTTCTGCAGGGATGGGTTATCTGTTCCTCATCCAGCTCATCAACATCAGTTGCAACATCACGGAAAGAGAAACCCGATTTGCCTTGAGAGACAAAACTGGAAAAAAATACCTCTGTGGACTGATCATAAAAACCGACGAGTATAATCGAGGGCTTATTAACAACTGGAGAGAGTTCCTCAAATTTCAGCCCAGTCATGTGAGGACAGCCATTGAAGATTTGGTGTAA